In Dioscorea cayenensis subsp. rotundata cultivar TDr96_F1 chromosome 11, TDr96_F1_v2_PseudoChromosome.rev07_lg8_w22 25.fasta, whole genome shotgun sequence, a single genomic region encodes these proteins:
- the LOC120272038 gene encoding uncharacterized protein LOC120272038: MFSDADSSFLIHEVTKEEVYLTILNLPTGCFSGPANNVFNGDLIALDVALHFTWERNTLIKHVFINSCTTISALNNAHSPISLRFDDVISNTKFLMNMNGNPSLHITPPNWLGPTISLTTISLNHHALNLFLSKQELPYWIMKNFTIVGFHFY; encoded by the exons ATGTTTTCTGATGCCGACAGTTCGTTTCTTATCCACGAGGTTACTAAAGAAGAGGTATATCTTACTATTCTCAATCTTCCCACTG GGTGTTTCTCTGGTCCTGCAAACAATGTCTTCAATGGAGATCTGATCGCTCTAGACGTTGCGTTACACTTTACCTGGGAGAGGAACACTCTGATCAAGCATGTCTTCATCAATAGTTGCACCACCATTAGCGCTCTGAACAATGCTCATTCACCCATATCTTTGAGATTTGATGATGTTATCTCCAACACCAAGTTTTTAATGAATATGAATGGCAATCCTTCACTTCACATCACACCTCCGAATTGGTTGGGCCCAACGATTAGCCTTACTACTATCAGCCTTAATCATCATGCATTGAATCTATTTCTTTCAAAACAAGAACTTCCTTATTGGATCATGAAAAATTTTACTATTGTTGGTTTCCATTTCTATTAA
- the LOC120271602 gene encoding uncharacterized mitochondrial protein AtMg00310-like: MTGLETNFAKTCLYSSRVGELTARVKTETLHCNRGLLPITYLGIPISGRRPRRQDWDGIIHKVRRRLSSWKLRHISLGGRLTLVNSVMSAIPTYWMSIFCLPVWVINDIDRIKRDFLWSGLDINHPGCRLVSWKLLCRPRDQGGWGILDLAKFNQALLGKWWWKYMMDPDWDGAKVILFNYGSTRSKLWPNQAGRISFFWKGVLNYLPALRSCLAQDVVSNKDTLFWKDKGPRTKMEDDISTVRRSLEFLDPRVQEIGETQTSEETHIPGSI; the protein is encoded by the exons ATGACGGGACTTGAAACTAATTTTGCTAAAACTTGCCTATACTCGAGTAGAGTAGGTGAACTCACAGCTCGGGTAAAGACGGAGACCCTCCATTGTAATAGAGGTCTGCTCCCTATCACCTACTTGGGCATCCCAATTTCGGGTCGTAGACCCCGTAGGCAAGACTGGGATGGGATCATTCACAAGGTGAGACGTAGGCTATCGTCCTGGAAGCTGCGTCACATCTCCTTAGGTGGTCGCCTTACCCTTGTGAATTCGGTCATGTCCGCTATCCCAACGTACTGGATGTCCATTTTTTGCTTACCGGTTTGGGTCATCAATGACATTGACCGCATCAAAAGGGACTTTCTTTGGTCTGGTCTTGATATTAATCATCCGGGTTGCCGCCTGGTAAGCTGGAAACTTCTCTGTCGACCTAGGGATCAGGGTGGCTGGGGTATCCTGGATCTTGCTAAATTTAACCAAGCGCTTttgggaaaatggtggtggaaatacATGATGGATCCTGATTGGGATGGTGCAAAGgtcattctttttaattatgGATCTACTCGGTCGAAGTTATGGCCTAATCAGGCTGGAAGGATttccttcttttggaaaggTGTCTTGAACTACTTGCCGGCTCTTCGGAGCTGCTTAGCTCAAGATGTGGTCTCTAACAAGGATACCCTTTTCTGGAAAGATA AGGGCCCTAGAACGAAGATGGAGGATGACATCAGCACGGTGAGAAGAAGTCTGGAGTTTCTCGACCCTCGTGTTCAGGAGATTGGCGAGACTCAGACCTCTGAGGAGACACACATTCCTGGCTCTATCTAG